One Microtus pennsylvanicus isolate mMicPen1 chromosome 3, mMicPen1.hap1, whole genome shotgun sequence DNA window includes the following coding sequences:
- the LOC142847278 gene encoding olfactory receptor 7G2-like, which yields MKSVNQTVVSGFILLGLTDDIELQLLIFGVFLFMYLVTVLGNLLIILATSSESHLHTPMYFFLSGLSFNDIFLVTCTIPKMLVNIQTQDQNITYVECLTQVFFVLMSVGMENCLLAAMAYDRYVAICHPLRYRIIMNPCLCILMVTLSVMGSMVNALVNGLMVLHLSFCTELIIPHFFCELTQITKLACSNTLIDNILIYISSCIFGGVPLSGIILSYSQIVSTVLRMKSSEGRNKAFSTCGSHLSVVSLFYGTGFGVYISSTVTESSRKTAVASVLYSVVPQMMNPFIYSLRNRDMKEALKRLISRILSPL from the coding sequence ATGAAATCTGTAAACCAAACAGTTGTTTCTGGATTCATTCTCCTGGGACTCACAGATGATATAGAACTGCAACTCCTCatctttggtgtttttcttttcatgtatcTTGTCACAGTCCTAGGAAACCTTCTGATCATTCTGGCCACCAGCTCTGAGTCCCATCTCCAtacccccatgtacttctttctttctggccTTTCTTTTAATGACATCTTTTTAGTCACATGCACAATTCCAAAGATGCTGGTAAATATACAAACACAAGACCAGAATATTACCTATGTAGAATGCCTGACTCAGGTCTTCTTTGTTTTGATGTCTGTTGGTATGGAAAATTGTCTTCTTGCAGCAATGGCATATGACCGTTATGTTGCTATTTGCCATCCTCTTAGGTATAGGATCATCATGAACCCCTGCCTCTGTATCCTAATGGTAACATTGTCtgtgatggggagcatggtgaaTGCCCTGGTAAATGGTCTGATGGTGTTACATCTGTCCTTCTGCACAGAGTTGATAATCCCACATTTCTTCTGTGAACTTACACAGATTACTAAACTTGCCTGTTCCAACACTCTTATTGACAACATACTTATATACATTTCGTCTTGCATATTTGGCGGTGTTCCTCTCTCTGGCATCATTTTGTCTTATAGTCAAATTGTATCCACTGTCTTGAGAATGAAGTCatcagaaggaagaaacaaagcatTTTCCACCTGTGGGTCTCACCTGTCAGTTGTCTCCTTATTTTATGGAACAGGTTTTGGTGTCTACATTAGCTCAACAGTTACAGAATCGTCCAGGAAGACTGCTGTGGCTTCAGTCCTGTACTCTGTGGTCCCTCAAATGATGAATCCTTTTATCTATAGTCTGAGGAATAGAGATATGAAGGAAGCCTTGAAGAGACTCATTAGTAGAATACTTTCTCCTCTATGA